The nucleotide window AGGACGACTACCTCAAGCCCGCCGTCGTCGCCGACGCGATGACCACCCTCGGCTGGGAAAAGCGTTGGTACGGCAAGTTCAACCGGGAATCGCAGACGCTGCCGGTGTTCGAACTGCGATCAACGCTGCAGGACTGGGGACTGCTGCGGAAGTTCAAGGGGAAGCTCGTACGGACTCCGGCGGGGCGCAAGACGTACGACGACGACGTGCGGCTCTGGGGCTATCTCGCCGATCGCTTCGCTCATCCGCGAGACTCTGGAGAGGCAGAAGTCCGGCGGCGTCTCGTGGACTGGCTGCTGGAAGACCGAGTACCCCCGCACAACATGCTTGGGCAGGCCGTCGCGGACAGCCTGATGTCCGCAGGCTTCCGGGCAGCGGACGGCGCTGGCATCACCGATGCGCAGGGGATGTACCTCTTCATCGAAGCGCGGCGAACGCTGGCGACCCTCGGCGTCTTCGAAGAGGAGGATTTTCTCGACAGTCCACCTTTGGCCAGCGAAGCCGGCCTGAAATTCTTGTTGGAAGTCCAGCGGCGGCAGAATGAACAGCATGAAGACTGACACCAAAAAGGGCGGGAAGCGGCTGAGCTGCAACGTTCCCATGCGCTGGGGCGATATGGATGCCTACGGGCACATTAACAATGTGGAGATCCTGCGCATCCTCGAGGAGGCGCGCATTCACGCTTTCGGCCCGCCGGCCGGGACTGGCGGACCGGGGCTTGAGGTGGACCTGCCGGTATTTTCCGACCTGCCCGACGGCGCCCAGGCGCTGGTGGTCGAGCACCGGGTCAAGTATGTGCGGCCGTTGAACTACCGGAACATTCCGGCACATGTAGAGGTCTGGGTCAGTGCGTTAAAGGCGGCAAGTCTGACCATCGCCTATGTCATTAGTGATCCGGTGACGGAGGACGAGTGCGTCCGGGCCGAGACGACGCTGGCGTTCTTCAACGAGGCAGACCAGCGGTTACTGCGTGTTACGCCGGAGCAAAAGTCCCGTCTGCAGCCGTTCTTGGGCGAGGCAAACTTCCACTGAGCAGGGGCTATGTCCGTGTCGGGCGAGTCCGTGTACACTAGGTCACAGTTGTAGTGTTGCGCATGTACTTGGAACGGCGAACCCAAAGGGCTAGCCGTTTTTTCTGTAGAAGCGGACAATGGACACCGCGACTGGGGCTTCCCGAAGGTCGGGAACAGTCTCAAACAGAAGGATGCATAAAAATGGCAACAGGTACCGTCAAGTGGTTCAACGCTGAAAAGGGCTTCGGATTCATCCAGCCTGACGACGGCAGCGCAGATGTTTTCGCGCACTTTTCTGCGATCAATTCGGGTGGCTACCGGTCCCTCGAAGAGAACCAGAAGGTTAGCTTCGAAACCGAGCAGGGCCCCAAGGGACCCCAGGCAGTAAACATCACGGTCCTCTAAATAGGGACCTGAGGCTTTCGGCCAGGAAACAGGGCGGGATTTCCGTCCTGTTTCTGTTTAAGCAGATGGATCCCTCGCCGCGTCCCAGCCGTCCGCGTGCTTCCGCCGTCATCAGGAACCGGCCGGAGCGTTGGACAGGCGCCTCGGTGCCGAGCAGACTGTCGGTATGGCGTCCGGTACAGCTTTGCGAATCTTCACGGTCGGCCACGGTACCAGCGGCCGCGATGAACTGGCCGGGCTGCTGGCCGGGGCAGGCGTCGAAGCGCTCGTTGACGTGCGGCGCTTTCCGGGCAGCCGCAAGCATCCGGACATGGGCAAGGATGCTCTGGCCAAATGGCTTCCCGACGCCGGTATCGCATACCGCTGGGAAGAGCAGCTGGGCGGCAGGCGAAGAATTCCTGCCGGCGAGCCTGAGCCGGACAGTTGGTGGAAGGTAGCCGCTTTCCGCGCCTATGCCGCCTACACGCGGACCCCTGAATTCGATGCAGGCCTGGAGCGGTTGCTGGATTACGCGCGCTCGCAGGTGACAACGGTGATGTGCAGCGAAACTGTCTGGTGGCGTTGCCACCGCCGCATTATTTCCGATGTGCTGGTTCTCCGCCACGGTGTGGACGTGCTGCATTTGATGCCCGGCGGCAAGCTGGTACCGCACAAAGTGGCAGAGGGAGCCTGGCTAAACGGCAGCATTGTCCGTTGGGATGGACCAGCAGACTAAGCGCCGTTCGACTGCTCTCAGGAACGAACGCGAACGCGCCCGCGGCCTTGGCCTGAATGGCGGCAGGTTACGCTGCCACTCCAGCCAAAACTGCGGACGCGTCCGGAGGTGCTGAGTCTAGGTTCTTGAGCCTAGGTGCTGGTTACGCGAGGACGCTCAGCTTGGAGTCCTTACGGCCGAAGAGGGCATGATCCACCGAAACGCGTCCGGGGCCCACCAGTGCAAGAGTCAGGGCGGCGGTGCCGAGCAGGAGCACCAGTTCGTAGCCGCCGTCCATAGCGAACACACCGGCCGGGGCGTGAACAAGGAACAGGGCGCCGAGCATGTTTACGAGCAGCAGGATAGCGACCGGGCGGGTCAGCAGGCCCAGGATCAGGGCGATGCCGCCGGCCAGTTCAAGGGTGGCGACAACCGGAGCTGCGACCTCTGCGGCGGGAACACCCATCTGGCCGAAGGAGGCCTGCGTTCCGGCGATCGTCCATTCGTTGAACTTCTGCCAGCCGTGGGCGGTAAAGAGGAAGCCGAGGACAACGCGCAGGACAGTGCGGGCGGTGGTAGTCAAAGCGAATTTGTTCATGATGTTTTCACCGTTTCTTATGGTCAAAGTATCGGCCGTCGGGAACGAGCGATAAGCATCAATTGATTGACGCTTCAATAAAAGAATGACAGCAAAACACTTGAAGTGTCAAGTTAGCTGTCCGCAATCCGGGTCGCCGGGCTCCAGTGCCGTCGTCGCAAATTATGCTGACGTGCCCCGGCGTTCCCGAATGTCGTCCAGCTTGCCCTGCTACAGTCCGGTTCGGATGCAGTTCGAGAACCAAGGATGAGATGACCAGCACAGCACAAGACGTTCAGGGTTTCGCCGTCGAATGGTGGGGCAGGATTGCCGCGGGTTTCCGGCAAGGCCCCTCGCTGGATGCGCCGGCGGTAGAGCTGTTGCTCATTCTGTTGGCGGCCTTGATGCTCTCCGTGCCGCGTCCAATGTGGCGGTACTTCGGGTTGTTCGTAACCGTGGTCCACGAGCTGGGACATGCGTTCGCGGCGCTGACTACGGGGCGGATTGTCAGGGGTATCCACCTGCGCTTTGACCATTCCGGTGCGATGATCAGCCGCGGCTCGGGGAGGGCCGCAGCGGCGTGGACGGGCTTCTGGGGTTATCCGGTTCCCGCCGTCGTCGGGGCCGCGCTGGTGTGGGCTGCTTTCAACGGCTGGTCCTCGCTTGCACTGTCTGTGAGCGCGGTTCTGCTGCTGGTAACGCTGCTGTTCATCCGCAATGTCCAGGGTGCAGTCATCGCCGTCGGAATGGCGCTCGTCTCCGAGCTGATGGTGTTTTTCGCGCCGCCCGCGTTCCTCGGGCATGCGACTTTGGCCATCGGGATTGCGCTGCTGGTCGGGGCGGTTCGGGATTGGCTGAACGTCGTGAGCGTCCATACGCGCCGACGCCAGCTCCTGGGCAACTCCGATGCCTACATCCTGTCACGGCGCACAGGCCTTCCCTCCGGTGTGTGGCTGGCCGGTTTCGCCTTGGTGATTGCCGTTTCCTGCGCCGTGGCGGCCGGGACAGCCTGGTCCGCCGTCGGTCAGTGGGCTTTCCCTGTCTGATGACTGTGGCCGGTCAATGGCCGTCCGGCCGCCCCGGCGGACAGCTGCTGCACCAGCCGCGAAAGTTCAGGGTCATCGGCGCACACTTCAGGGGCATTTTCGCGCGTCACTGATTCCGGCTCCAACATGAGAGTTCATACAAAAAGGGCGGCCGCCCTGTGGCGGCCGCCCGACTGGTCAGCGAGGCTGTGCCGGATTGGATGGATCTCCCTGCGACGGGGGATTGACGGGCGGCCCGGACGTGGCTGGCGATACGGGAGACCCTGTCTGATGCCGGCTCACTTCAGGCAGGTCCTGCGCCACGGAACCACTGGGTTCTGCGCCGTTCCGCAATGCCTCGATCCGTTGTTCGAGGACCTGGGTGACCGGCAGGCGATTGCCATGCTCGCGCTCGTAGGCCAGTAAAGTGCTTACTCCCTGCTCATCCAGCGCCGTAATTCTAGTGGGCAACGTGCCGAGGGGGATGTGATCATAGTCGGGCAAGGGGAGTTCGTCATGCTTGGGGGAGTCGTTCATACTTCCTCCTGAGTCGTGGACACCGGAATGAATCGTTCCCCGCCGCCGCTGGTCCGCGAATCAGGACCGTGGCGGAGGTTCCTATAACCTAACAGCGTGCCGGGCCGAAAGTAAGGGTATAAGCTACCTTGGTCCCGGCGGTTCAGGGGAGCTGCCGGAGGCCCCGAACGGCACTTAAAAACCTAGGAATTATTTACGCGTTCAGTTCGTTGTGCAGGCGATGTTGAAATTTTCGCCCGAACAGCTAAAATGGGCGCTCACATATAGGTCAAAACACCAATACCATCAGGAGCACTAAACCCGCATGGCAACCGATTACGACGCACCCCGCAACAAGGACGACGACCAGAGCAACGAGTCTCTGGAAGCGCTGCAGGCACAGCGCTCCGGTGGTGCAAAGACCGCGCTCATTGACGTTGAGGACTCGGATACTGCCGAGGGTATTGATCTACCCGGCGCCGATCTTTCCGGCGAAGAGCTTGTTGTCCAGGTCGTTCCGGCACGTGAAGACGAATTCACCTGCTCGTCCTGCTTCCTGGTCCGCCACCGCAGCCAAGTAGCGCGCGAAAAGAGCGGCGAACTGTACTGCCGCGATTGCGAAGGCTAAACAGCTTCGGAGCCAATCACCCCAAACCCCGTGCTTATGAGCGCGGGGTTTGTTGGTGAAAGGACACTTTCCAACCGTCCTCGCGCCGGACATACAAGGTGCTGACAAGGGCCGAATATTCCGGCTGGCCGTCGCGATGCGCGGTAACGCCGTAGGTTATGACACCTGTTTCCGCAGTGGGCCACAAAACCTGGGGGACTTCGAGCCGGAAGTCCGACCACGGTGCCCCGCTCATGGCCTCGATGGTCAGTGTCCGGTCTGTCAGGCGTGTCCCGCCGGGCAGAAGCATCACCACCTCCGCGTCCAGTACCGTCTTGTAAAACTCGGCAGCGGTCCGGCCTCCGGACGACAGGGCTATCCAGCCGCGTTCTTCGAGTTCGATCAGTTCGTCGCTGGCGTCCATGGCTCCCCCTAGGTCCGGTAGTGCCAGCACACACCAGCGCGACGCGCTAGTCAACCACTTTGATGACCCCCATCGCGCCGCGCTCGGCATCCACGAAAGCATATTGACGAACGCATATCCGCCGCCTCCGCGAAGTCAATATCTTGGCACGACGAGCAACCTTGATTTCCCATGCCGATGGTTGTCCACCCCCGATTCTCCTTATTGTGCGCTTCGTCACGCGGACGGTAGAATCGAATGTATGTTCGAGTCAATCGTTCCAGCTGAAATGGGGCCGGTGACGCCGGTTCCCGGCGATCCGGGTGCGGTGCTGGTCCGCGGCTGGGCCGCCGGGCTCCCGGACCTGGACCAGGAGGTTTCCGAGGGGGTGCGGATTGACCGGATCACCGCGATGGAGGAACTCAAGGCCGCCCTGGCTGCCGCGCAGGCCCGGGAGACGGAGGCGTTTGTTGCCTCCCGCCGGGAGGCCCGGGCCGCGGCCGGGATCTCCGCGGAGAAGCGGGGGCGGGGGCTGGCGAAGGAGGTCGGCCTGGCCCGGAAGGACTCCCCGAACCGGGGCGGTAAGCATCTGGGCATGGCGACCACGTTGGTCAGGGAAATGCCGTACACCTATCAGGCGTTGGCCCAGGGCCGGCTGAATGAGTGGCGGGCGAGCATCCTGGTCCGCGAGACCGCCTGCCTGGCGGTGGAGGACCGCGCCACAGTGGACCGGGAACTGTGTGCTGATCCGACGACGCTGCAAGGGTGCGGGGATAAACGGATCGGGGCGCTGGCGAAGCAGGCCGCGCTGCGGCTGGACCCGCACGCGGTGGTCCGCCGGGCCGCGAAAGCCGAAACCGGACGCCATGTTTCCTGCCGTCCGGCGCCGGACACCATGGCCTACGTGAGCGCCCTGCTCCGGTGGTGCAGGGCGTGGCCGTTACCGCCGCCCTGGTCAAGGCGGCCGACCGGTTGAAGGCGCAGGGCGATGAACGCGGCCGGGGCCAGCTGATGGCCGACATCCTCGTCGAACGCGTCACCGGCCAGCCCGCCCGGAGCCCGGCGAAAATCGAGGTCCAGTTGGTCATGACCGACCGCACCCTGTTCCAAGGCGACTCCGAGCCGGCCCACCTGGCCGGGTACGGCATCGTCCCCGCCCAATGGGCCCGCGACCTGCTCCGCACCGAGAACACCGACCACGAGAACGACACCGGCAACGGTGCTGACGGCGTCGGCGCGGACACCATCTGCGCCGGGAACGGCGGCACAGATCACCCCGCGGCCAGCAGTCCGCTAACGGGACCCGAGGAAGACAAGATCGTTGCCGGCCCCGCGGATGCCGGCAACGGGAACGGTGCTACCGGTTCCGTACCGCCAAAAACGGACGAACGAATACCGCCGACAGGACCTCCTGGCTCCAGACGTGGCCCCGGCGATGCGGCCGAGGTGGAAGTGTGGGTGCGCCGGCTGTACACGGCGCCCGGTACCGGGCAGCTGCTCGGGATGGATTCGCGGGCACGGTTGATGCCGGCCGGAATGCAGCGGGTGATCCAGGCCCGGGACCAGCTCTGCCGCACCCCCTGGTGCGACGCGCCGATCCGCCACCACGACCACGTCGTGCCCTGGCGCGACGCCGGGGACACCAGCGAGGTCAATGGGCAAGGCCTATGGGCTGCTTAGCGAATTTCGGACAGCGGAATTAGCGGTTTCCTATGCTGCCAGGGCTGGCTGCTGGTAACTGTAGTGGACGTTGTTGGGGTACCGGTAATCGAGTGCGGAATGCCTCCTGCGGGAGTTGTAAAAGCCCTCGATATAGCGGATGACGTCCCTGCGGGCCTGAGTCTTCGTCGCGTAGACCGTGCGGTAAACACGCTCGTTTTTCAGAGCGGAAAAGAAGGATTCGGCCATCGCGTTATCCCAGCAAACCCCGGTCCGGCCCATCGAGGACCGCATGCCCAGTCCCGCGACCAGGGCCCGGAACGAGGCGGAGGTGTATTGGCTGCCGCGGTCCGAATGCCAGATCGCGCCGGGCTCGATCACGCTCGTCTCGGCGGCGTTGCGCAAGGCAGTCTCGACCAGTTCCGCACGAATGTGGTCGGCGATGGCCCAGCCCACGACTTTCTTGGAGTAGCAGTCGATGACGGTGGCCAGATAGACGAAGCCCTGCCAGGTGTGGATATAGGTGATGTCGCCGACGAACTTGGTCCCGGGCCGGTCCGCGCTGAAGTCCCGCTTCATCAGATCCGGGATCTTTGCCGCAGCGTCGGCATCGGCCTCGGTCGTGGTCCTGAACGGGCGCGGCTGGCACGGGATGAGGTTCTCATCGCGCATGATCTGGCGCACCAGCTCCGGCGAACACCCGGTGCCCTCGTCGGCCAGATCGGCGTGGATCCGCCGGTAGCCGTAGGTGCCGTCGGATCGTGTGAAGAAGTGCCGCACGCGGGCGGTGAGCGCCTGCCGGCGGGCCGCGGTGGCCGAGAGCGGGCGGGAGAGCCAGTTATAGAAACCGGACGCGGAGACGCCAAGCCACCGGCACATCTTCACCACCGGACTGGTGCCGGCAGGGTCGTTGCGCTGGGAGTCGATGAATTCATACTTCGCCACTACCGTGGCTCCCG belongs to Arthrobacter crystallopoietes and includes:
- a CDS encoding acyl-CoA thioesterase — its product is MKTDTKKGGKRLSCNVPMRWGDMDAYGHINNVEILRILEEARIHAFGPPAGTGGPGLEVDLPVFSDLPDGAQALVVEHRVKYVRPLNYRNIPAHVEVWVSALKAASLTIAYVISDPVTEDECVRAETTLAFFNEADQRLLRVTPEQKSRLQPFLGEANFH
- a CDS encoding cold-shock protein — protein: MATGTVKWFNAEKGFGFIQPDDGSADVFAHFSAINSGGYRSLEENQKVSFETEQGPKGPQAVNITVL
- a CDS encoding DUF488 domain-containing protein, encoding MASGTALRIFTVGHGTSGRDELAGLLAGAGVEALVDVRRFPGSRKHPDMGKDALAKWLPDAGIAYRWEEQLGGRRRIPAGEPEPDSWWKVAAFRAYAAYTRTPEFDAGLERLLDYARSQVTTVMCSETVWWRCHRRIISDVLVLRHGVDVLHLMPGGKLVPHKVAEGAWLNGSIVRWDGPAD
- a CDS encoding DoxX family protein; its protein translation is MNKFALTTTARTVLRVVLGFLFTAHGWQKFNEWTIAGTQASFGQMGVPAAEVAAPVVATLELAGGIALILGLLTRPVAILLLVNMLGALFLVHAPAGVFAMDGGYELVLLLGTAALTLALVGPGRVSVDHALFGRKDSKLSVLA
- a CDS encoding M50 family metallopeptidase; translated protein: MTSTAQDVQGFAVEWWGRIAAGFRQGPSLDAPAVELLLILLAALMLSVPRPMWRYFGLFVTVVHELGHAFAALTTGRIVRGIHLRFDHSGAMISRGSGRAAAAWTGFWGYPVPAVVGAALVWAAFNGWSSLALSVSAVLLLVTLLFIRNVQGAVIAVGMALVSELMVFFAPPAFLGHATLAIGIALLVGAVRDWLNVVSVHTRRRQLLGNSDAYILSRRTGLPSGVWLAGFALVIAVSCAVAAGTAWSAVGQWAFPV
- a CDS encoding DUF4193 domain-containing protein, whose product is MATDYDAPRNKDDDQSNESLEALQAQRSGGAKTALIDVEDSDTAEGIDLPGADLSGEELVVQVVPAREDEFTCSSCFLVRHRSQVAREKSGELYCRDCEG
- a CDS encoding nuclear transport factor 2 family protein, which codes for MDASDELIELEERGWIALSSGGRTAAEFYKTVLDAEVVMLLPGGTRLTDRTLTIEAMSGAPWSDFRLEVPQVLWPTAETGVITYGVTAHRDGQPEYSALVSTLYVRREDGWKVSFHQQTPRS
- a CDS encoding DUF222 domain-containing protein; protein product: MFESIVPAEMGPVTPVPGDPGAVLVRGWAAGLPDLDQEVSEGVRIDRITAMEELKAALAAAQARETEAFVASRREARAAAGISAEKRGRGLAKEVGLARKDSPNRGGKHLGMATTLVREMPYTYQALAQGRLNEWRASILVRETACLAVEDRATVDRELCADPTTLQGCGDKRIGALAKQAALRLDPHAVVRRAAKAETGRHVSCRPAPDTMAYVSALLRWCRAWPLPPPWSRRPTG
- a CDS encoding IS3 family transposase (programmed frameshift) → MSASQRRFTQEFKDDLCQEVITTSKTIKSVAEENGVGAETLRTWLKKYRNAGNVPDEDEALSVSERARLKELERENRELKAEAAFLKKAAGILCTGATVVAKYEFIDSQRNDPAGTSPVVKMCRWLGVSASGFYNWLSRPLSATAARRQALTARVRHFFTRSDGTYGYRRIHADLADEGTGCSPELVRQIMRDENLIPCQPRPFRTTTEADADAAAKIPDLMKRDFSADRPGTKFVGDITYIHTWQGFVYLATVIDCYSKKVVGWAIADHIRAELVETALRNAAETSVIEPGAIWHSDRGSQYTSASFRALVAGLGMRSSMGRTGVCWDNAMAESFFSALKNERVYRTVYATKTQARRDVIRYIEGFYNSRRRHSALDYRYPNNVHYSYQQPALAA